One Dermacentor andersoni chromosome 6, qqDerAnde1_hic_scaffold, whole genome shotgun sequence genomic window carries:
- the LOC126522060 gene encoding armadillo repeat-containing protein 10-like, translated as MASEDVAVKRVALCSAVFAGFAYVGYSILKTAFCFKGNGRDDKGSRKLAKLKKKRKLKGEQPERDTSHRSSQTDLSVPPEEYITNSPAELHFIPKSVRAKVRELNLKARMFDDEYFARIFKPRSLQNSPWGSPKALSPVADGSTNNCYLSRSAENVHMGPPSPLKRKNSGRSARLSPHASQHWQCNDLSANHIKEKSLYRAVVRDTDELLQEVLHGLYNKARVMTLYEAKCLATLLMSGNEDVLVKTLTTMSNCAAFTINQDHLCDVGCLPLLKDLLDHDCLAVQVAATQAIANMAVNERNQGLLQPCIPLLLSAAVSRDGGCYLQTVSLLCLTNLALCDETHEAFRGRLYHLCILVETADDIVRLQTLKLLVNLSCNSRMVPYLLAAKAPQNLFSLLEDSNREVTLRVLTYLANIVSCAVKKKLNLLDLPSEYRAAAPETLYAALWGAPSREHLQAKTRTLVLRADEDISFQAGRIFDALMR; from the exons ATGGCTAGCGAAGATGTAGCCGTAAAGCGTGTAGCCTTATGTTCAGCTGTGTTTGCTGGCTTTGCCTACGTCGGTTACTCGATCTTGAAAACAGCGTTTTGCTTTAAGGGCAATGGTAGAGACGACAAAG GATCTCGAAAATTGGCGAAgttgaaaaagaagagaaaactcAAAGGAGAACAGCCAG AACGTGACACGAGCCACCGCTCAAGTCAGACGGATCTCAGCGTCCCCCCCGAAGAGTACATCACAAACTCCCCAGCCGAGCTGCACTTCATCCCCAAGTCGGTGCGTGCCAAAGTGCGTGAACTGAACCTCAAGGCTCGAATGTTCGACGACGAGTACTTTGCTCGCATCTTCAAGCCTCGCAGCTTGCAAAACTCCCCTTGGGGCTCGCCCAAGGCCCTGAGCCCAGTTGCTGATGGCAGCACCAACAACTGCTACTTAAGTCGCTCAGCCGAAAACGTCCACATGGGCCCACCTTCACCACTAAAGAGGAAGAATTCAGGCCGCTCAGCGAGGTTGTCCCCTCATGCGTCTCAGCATTGGCAGTGCAATGACTTGAGCGCCAATCACATTAAAGAGAAGTCTCTCTACCGTGCAGTTGTGAGGGACACCGACGAGCTCCTCCAAGAGGTGCTTCACGGGCTGTACAACAAGGCGAGGGTGATGACCCTGTATGAAGCAAAATGTCTCGCGACTCTGTTGATGTCGGGAAATGAAGACGTCCTCGTAAAGACCTTGACTACAATGTCCAATTGTGCAGCATTCACAATTAATCAG GACCACCTGTGTGATGTTGGGTGCCTACCATTGCTGAAGGACCTCTTGGACCATGACTGCCTTGCCGTGCAAGTCGCAGCTACACAGGCCATTGCCAATATGGCTGTTAATGAGAGAAACCAGGGGCTCTTGCAG CCATGCATCCCTCTGCTGCTGTCAGCTGCCGTGTCACGGGACGGGGGCTGTTACCTGCAGACAGTGTCGCTGCTCTGCCTGACCAACCTGGCACTCTGCGACGAGACACACGAGGCCTTCCGTGGCCGTCTGTATCACTTGTGCATCTTGGTGGAGACCGCGGACGACATTGTGCGGCTCCAGACGCTAAAGCTACTCGTCAACTTGTCTTGCAACTCCCGCATGGTCCCCTACTTGCTGGCAGCCAAG GCACCACAGAACCTGTTTTCACTGCTGGAGGACTCAAATCGGGAAGTCACACTTCGAGTGCTGACCTACCTGGCAAACATTGTCAGCTGCGCGGTCAAGAAGAAGCTCAACCTATTGGACTTGCCCTCGGAGTACAGGGCAGCTGCCCCCGAGACTCTGTATGCAGCACTATGGGGTGCCCCTTCCAGGGAACATCTGCAAGCCAAGACACGAACGCTTGTTCTCAGAGCAGACGAAGACATCAGCTTTCAGGCTGGCCGCATCTTTGATGCTTTGATGAGGTAA
- the LOC126522061 gene encoding traB domain-containing protein yields the protein MGDSTAAGAPGLSAPIDKATGDTKVNGPATGALKTLTSVSLTGDGNGNSNVEGNGLGSVNGSPVKRQDASDSEKSLSLLTANGEGDQSKAVSSPEHFSTADEGDIGEETADGDSEEDSFLSRETEDVQSDTESEGVGEGLELRNVSGDAKHAMPMAVKRVRKENPELPETVTVLKTQEGSVVYLVGTAHFSLESQEDVAKTIQETQPDIVLIELCKSRLNILSFDEEVILKESQSMNMEKMMTTIKQNGLVQGIMYILLLSMSAHLTRQLGMAPGGEFRRAVQEAEKVKGCLIHLGDRPLQITLQRALAALSVWQKLRLAWHMITAKDPISKEEVERCKKQDLLEEMLAEMTGEFPALSKVFVRERDVFLAYSLRLAASPMPCMNNPSGEQPTVVVGVVGIGHVPGIVENWDKVSDVDIPPIMRIPEPSLPSKMLKFSIKASLISLVAWGCWKALPPSVTQKPIEWVYAFYPH from the exons ATGGGTGACTCGACGGCAGCGGGAG CTCCGGGCCTATCAGCACCCATTGACAAGGCGACGGGTGATACCAAAGTGAATGGGCCAGCCACAGGAGCCCTGAAGACGCTTACAAGTGTCTCGCTCACCGGTGACGGCAACGGAAACTCGAACGTGGAAGGCAACGGGCTTGGCTCCGTGAACGGCAGCCCTGTGAAGCGCCAGGACGCATCTGACTCGGAGAAGAGCTTGTCCCTCCTCACAGCCAACGGCGAGGGAGACCAGTCCAAAGCAGTTTCGTCACCAGAACACTTCTCCACTGCTGATGAAGGTGACATTGGCGAAGAGACTGCTGATGGCGACTCTGAGGAGGACAGCTTTCTTTCAAGGGAGACGG AAGATGTGCAGTCCGATACAGAATCAGAAGGTGTCGGCGAAGGCTTGGAGCTAAGAAACGTTAGTGGTGACGCCAAGCACGCAATGCCTATGGCTGTGAAGAGGGTTCGCAAAGAGAACCCTGAGCTTCCTGAAACAGTAACTGTATTGAAGACGCAGGAAGGCTCTGTGGTCTACCTGGTGGGGACTGCACACTTCAGTCTCGAGAGCCAGGAAGATGTGGCGAAG ACAATCCAAGAAACTCAGCCGGATATTGTTTTGATAGAACTGTGCAAGAGTCGGCTAAACATATTGTCCTTCGATGAGGAGGTTATTCTCAAAGAGTCGCAGAGCATGAACATGGAGAAAATGATGACGACAATCAAGCAG AACGGCCTCGTCCAGGGCATCATGTACATCCTCTTGCTCAGCATGTCGGCGCACCTTACGCGACAACTGGGGATGGCACCCGGGGGAGAGTTTCGCAGAGCAGTGCAAGAG GCAGAGAAAGTGAAAGGCTGCCTGATCCACCTTGGAGATCGTCCCCTGCAGATCACACTTCAGAGGGCCTTGGCTGCCCTGAGTGTCTGGCAAAAGCTGCGCTTAGCATGGCACATGATCACAGCCAAGGATCCAATCAG CAAGGAGGAGGTGGAGCGCTGCAAGAAGCAGGACTTGCTGGAGGAAATGCTGGCTGAGATGACGGGCGAATTCCCCGCTCTAAGCAAAGTGTTTGTGCGGGAACGGGACGTCTTCCTGGCGTACTCCCTACGACTCGCTGCCAGCCCCATGCCTTGCATGAACAACCCTTCTG GTGAGCAGCCAACAGTTGTGGTTGGTGTTGTGGGCATTGGCCATGTTCCTGGCATTGTGGAGAACTGGGATAAGGTGTCTGATGTTGACATTCCTCCCATTATGAg AATTCCGGAACCTTCACTACCGTCCAAGATGCTCAAGTTCAGCATCAAGGCCTCCCTAATCTCGCTGGTCGCATGGGGGTGTTGGAAAGCGCTGCCTCCCTCCGTCACCCAAAAACCCATCGAATGGGTTTATGCGTTTTATCCTCACTAG